CTAAAATGAACCCCATAGAAAACACCAGATGAAGGCAAAGGTTGAGTTAGGTAGTCATAGGTTTGCGGAGGTAATATACTTGTGTATCTGTTCTGAGCACAAGCCATGCTGTATTTACAGGAGATATGAAGTAGGCCAGATATCTTGTATGCAAGCTTTCATGTTTCACAGAATGCTTCACCCAACAGATTGGGAAGGGACAAAACATTTAGGTATATACAGCATGCTAGGTTGCAAGCGAGGATAAAACATGAGGATAACCCAGATATCAGGGTTGTGGAAGCTCTTTCAGctcaaaggccaaattccatttcatagaCAGtctgggcggggtgggtgggggagcatgtTCCAGTGGTGAGGGGGCGGGGGTGGCAAAGAAAAGAGGCCTAAATGCCAAAAATGACagtatattttagtttaaagtaaCTAAGTCGTAGGAAAggaaggcatttcaacattttagaatggaagGAAACTTGCATGAAAGCCGGGTCGGCCTGGCTGCCTggtgggggattccacacgtcgtactgagggtgcttccatgcacccccagtgcgcccccaaagcgatcgtgtagcttgcctgtttgaagagacgaggaagagacgtccttgccgacgccacccacctacctccgacccggccggcgaggagagctcggcggaagaaggcggggtggagaggacgcctcttcctctctcttcccaggcaagctacacgattgctttggaggcgcactgggggcgcatggaagcgccctcagtacgacgtgtagaatccccacAGGAGGGCTTGTATTATGACTCCCAGCCTCAGATTCTGCTTTTCTGTTCTATATATTATAGGCTGCATGAATGCCATGTTTCCATTCAAGCACAAAAATATTGCAGAACATGCTGTTGTTGGGTGCAAATTTTACTATCCTGGAAGTCTcggctttatttattttgaaaagacTTTTCTAGTCCTTATTAATGCAAGTTTATGGGCACCGCTCAATAAAACTGCAAAAGCCAGAGGGGCTGCTGAATTTGATACCTGGGAGTCATGGAATGGGGCTTCAGTCCCGGGCATCGCCCTTTGATTCTCctcaaaaccagcagcagaataaattatgcaaactagGAGACAtcatgcagatttgcataaattgaACAGGTTGCAGGATTCAGCTTCTCTCGGCACAGAATTTGGATTccctggtttgggggtgggggaggggaggttttggTTTTAGCACAACGCATGGTCTAAAAATGTCACCccgggcggatctacacagcgcactgAAGGCACTTGCATGCACCTGCAGTGCGCCCgaaagcgactgtgtagatcctgccctaagaggaagaggaagaggcggaggaggaggctggggaatccggccgcgtccttgccgccgccgcggccacctccccgccagcctcctgctgccggtgaaagagctgctcggcggaagaagctctccgacccgggttgctctttcgccggcagcagtaggccggcggggaggtgggcagcagcaaggacacggccggattccccagcctcctcctcctccgcctcttccagcaggatctacacagtcgcttttggggcgcactgcaggcacatgcaagcgccttcagtgcgctgtgtagatcccctccccctttctgttCTGCCCCACGAAGAATTCAGTGAAGCCCGAAAGCTTGcatcctccaactcccaacctGGGTCGGCTTGCTACAAGATTTGAATTTGCTGACTTAGCATCCCATGCCTTTTGGAACCCAGTTGGCAACCACAGTCTACTGATCCCCTGTGTCTACATCAGCGGACTGATGCTTCCCCGTTAACTGTAGCACGTgtcccagctcctgtccctccGGAAGAAGTCATCTGCCATGGAGACAGAAGGGGCGTAGTCTTTGCAGTCCACGGTTGCATAGGGGAAATATTCCTGTACTCTGAAAGTGTCCAAGTGCTGAGAACCGCAGGACGTGCAGCAGCATGTGGACGGGGCAGGGTTGTACTGTACATGGGTGTGTTGCTGGTAGGGGCTTCCTTCCGACGGTGGGTACATGCAGCTCTTGGCCtccagaggagaaggggagctgTAACTGAGTGGTGCAAAAGGAAGCAGCTGTGGCGGGGAGTAGCTGTAATCGAATGAGCTGGAGGGATCAGAAGAATCCGGGGATACAGGAccctgggagaagggagagaaaaggaggcaTCTGAGCAAAACCAATACCCTCAGTTCAACAGCCTAATGTATCCCTGTTTGCTCAGAAGCAAGGCGGGGCCCAGGGCCATAGAACACAAATCTGCAAATGGTAATTTATATGCCGAATAAAAACAATTGCTAAGATTTCTTTAAATTTCACAAGGTCAAAGGTAGTCCATGAatcatttcaaataaaataagtcCTTCAGTTGATTTGCACACCGACAATTTATATCTTCCCAAACCAATCgagattttcatagaatcatagaatcatagaatagcagagttggaaggggcctacaaggccatcgagtccaaccccctgatcaatgcaggaatccaccctaaagcatccctgacagatggttttccttCCCAACGCTACCTGGAGATCCCAAGAATTGAACTCGGGACCTTTTGCAGTCGGAACAGGTGTTCAACCACTGAGCCTGGCTAGTGGCTTAGCCTTAAGTCTCATGATGGAGATGAGCTGGAACTGCCCGGGGGACCACCCACCCATTGAGCCGGTGCCAGAGTTTCAGCTCAGCAGCTGGGACGCTCCCAAGCAATCTTAAACTTTCCACATTTGGCAGCCTTCGTCCTGCAGCCTTGCATGGGTTCCCTTTTGTGTAAGCCCCAAATGGGCACTTCCTAGGACTCCAAACCCCTCGTCCCAGGCCTAGGTTCATAAAAACTGAAGGTCAATTACCAGGCTTTGGTTGAGGCATGGAGCGCCTGGCTGGAAACTGCCAGAGGAACAGGGCAAGGGAGCCTGAGCGACACCCAAAGAGGCCTCCAAAGGCGGCTCAGGCTGAAGGCAGGAGTCTACAAGCTGCTCCAGGTAGCTGGGGATCTCCTCACAGGAAGTGCAGTTCTGGAACTGCCAAGGTGGTAAACAGACAGACGATGGAGACTGAAGTTCTGCTTCTACGTACGGAGcttaagaggaggaagagaaaaagaacagGACGTTGAGGTTCAAGGAATTATTTCATGTGCCAAAGTCAGCCCAGCAGAACTCAGGCGGTACCTTTTGAGGGGACGGTAAATAAAGATGATGGGAGAAGGTTCACCTGTTTCATTTCTGCTGCAGGCCAGGCTGCCTTTAAAGGCACAGGGACACTGATATatctgttccccccacccattccctcccccacatccAGAAAATCAAAACAAACGTTTTCAACTCTCTCGATGAGCAGAAAGCGGAAATTATTTTATGAAACAATAATACGTGTGTCCTTTTTCTGCTTGCAACTGTTCCCAAAGTCCTATCCCGGAAGGTttctatggtttatttattttatttttacttttaagttggcgggggggggagagaatcccattcttccttcaaggaactcatgatgagctgaagacatttttctgcctgaagcgGATCCCACATGGCTAGTGATACTTTGAAAACTTGCTGCACCATCCAGACATCTGCTCTTGCCTTCAGGTATCCCTTCCTACTCATAGTGCTGCCTGCAGCAGGTTACTTCACCCTTCtgcatggtagggccggccctctgtctccacccccattttatcctcatgggCCAGCAAGGTAGATTAGGCAGagaaagtgactggcccaagatgaCCTAGGGATCTTCGTCGCTTCCTGATGCACACCTGCCACTCAACACTGCCTCAGGCAGAGCAAGCAACACCTGAAGTGCTATTTACCTGGAGTTACCTGGATAAGAAGACACTAAGGACACTGGCTGTAAAAGAAGGAGGCATTTGGGATCATCAGCTTACTATGAAACATGTTGGGAGTTTTGAAATCATGGTTTTCTTCTGCGTCTTGGAAACGCAACTCTGTCTCCATTCAACTACCTGTACACTGAAAATAGTCACTCGCTCTCGCAAATGTGTATGTACTCATTTGGTTCTACTGCTTTCTGGAATTTCTCTTGCATGCCAAGTTATTCATGGATGCATCTACCTGTGGGATCCCGGAGATATTTGGTTTTTAGTGTTTAAAAACAGGTCGCCCCGAAGAGAAGACTTCTTTTTTTGAAACAGCGAGAAGGGTCTGAGTATTTCACGTTGCTCAATTAatatatgcaaatctgtatcctgaTTTGTATGGATTGGaagtatatttatatatgcatatatggATATTTATTCCCCATAGGATGcgtgtttgtgcgtgtgtgtgtgtatttgcaaaTAACCGAACTGGAGTTTTGCTGTTGTTTCAATTGTCTTGATTGTTCAGCTACTAAAGGACGAAGAAAAAGCCAACATTCCTGCCTCTTAAATCCTGTCAGCTCTTGGATGGTTCTGTACACCAGGAAGGAGCTGGTATAAACTGTGAAGAAAGATTAACCCCCTCTGGATTTTCaggaagagagattgaaacaGAACAGGAGCGAAAGAAGCAAAACTTGCCAAGCTGGGAATGGACTGATTAGTAGGAAAACACTAAATCTGCCTGATatgggcaggaggaaggggaggaaaaaagTAAACCGAGGTGGTCTGTTATATTCCCTTGGCGTGATTGATCTTTCTAGGGGGAAAAGTACGGATATAAAAGCAAACGGCAAACTGAACGGGAGAGGCTTAAAAAAGAACTTCCTAActtcccccaccctggcccccCTGTATCCTCATCTGCATTTACCAAGCTCGTTCCACGGTTCCAATTGGCCAGGTTCCTAATTAAATGCCTGTGGCTGACTCCCAAGTCTGGATTCAAGATGCGACTTCTGGGAATAGACTTAGGAAGTCCtggaaaagaagtgtgtgtgtgtgtgtgtgtgttgtgttgtgatgTGTTGTGTTGAGTGTGGATGTGAGTGTGGGTGCTTTTTGTACCAACCTGCACAGGGAGGGGACAAAGTCTCCGTGAACTGGACACTGCCACTGCCTTCTCCGGAAACCTGAGAATAAAAGGAGCAAAGCAAAGCTGGAGTGTTCCTCCATGTAAAAGGCAGAAGGACtccttgcttcccccaccccccttcctgCATCCCTTTTACACGGtggaggtaagtccaggatttcTCTCCATGAGAAAGCTGAGCAGCTGCATGCAGAAGCCACATGAACGGGGCTTATATTAAAAGCCGGCCGTGCCCTTATGCTTAAGCGATGGCCATTCTAGATACTGGGACTTTATTAACTAGCTAATAAGGTGCCTTCTCTCCCAAAGCTGCaccaattttctttaaacataacCTTCCCGAAATCCATTAAGGATGCACCACTCTGGGGTTGCAGCTTACCCCGGGGCACGCTTGCTGGGtgggtgttttcttcttctttttaaacaacgTATTTTCAACAAAGCTCTGTTTATGCAGATGTAAAGAGCAGAAAACATAAAAAGAAGATAATTGGAAGGTCAGCCCCAATGTGCAGACCCTATTTGGAGAGCATTTCCTTTGGGATGTACAACCCTCTTTTGTTTAAATCCATAAAGGCAGGCATTCACGCTGCCCActtctgtgtgagagagaagtggcAGGTGTCTCGAACCAAAAGTCGAGAGCTGACACAACTCAGGTTTCGCCTAAATAGAAATTTGAAGCAAACTCGAAGAATCCTCCAGAGGAGAAATTTCAGAGGGGTTTTTCAAGAAGCCAAGTGAAATTTCTCAAgaagcacaggaggcagacaccttgctgaagctaagcaggtctgggtctggccggtgcttatggggggggggagacccccTGGGAACCGCATGTAACCCCTTTGAGTTCCATGAGAgaagaaaagtggggtataaatgtaataaacaaataataaaagacAGATGGGGGATGGAGTCCTTCCACATCCCCTTGGTTTGTCACCGGGTTCCAACTCAGGTGAATTTCACCTCTAATTTCAAGGTTATGCGAATTGCAAAACACCCAAAGGATTTCAAGAGATGCCAGTTGAATTACGAGAA
This DNA window, taken from Elgaria multicarinata webbii isolate HBS135686 ecotype San Diego chromosome 12, rElgMul1.1.pri, whole genome shotgun sequence, encodes the following:
- the POU2AF3 gene encoding POU class 2 homeobox associating factor 3 → MDAGKAPGLYSSVLNSVISGKPKIYQGVRVKITVKELLQQRRAKQAVVDDPVSGEGSGSVQFTETLSPPCAAPYVEAELQSPSSVCLPPWQFQNCTSCEEIPSYLEQLVDSCLQPEPPLEASLGVAQAPLPCSSGSFQPGAPCLNQSLGPVSPDSSDPSSSFDYSYSPPQLLPFAPLSYSSPSPLEAKSCMYPPSEGSPYQQHTHVQYNPAPSTCCCTSCGSQHLDTFRVQEYFPYATVDCKDYAPSVSMADDFFRRDRSWDTCYS